In a genomic window of Accipiter gentilis chromosome 23, bAccGen1.1, whole genome shotgun sequence:
- the CCDC71 gene encoding coiled-coil domain-containing protein 71, giving the protein MNIKVNNVEEKAVHSWSRISSAGQKVLEEALRVFNPMSKDLSDTETQLVAFIQGLKEEGYQPTVLRSKDVYGYSSCTADTPSQTKESTPHNCANAAEPSKTPARNTAAMAKVSASPTGVSVNSSKVSTQPVSKGDSTNLLLSSLKQTRSSTSKAAAVGFPTSMYPDVYPAMRLSVVLEALVPLKTTVPCLESKYTQGHLGISPSDLKLLKASSTPRQFSSGKTTKITEGKGYKRLIKKAPDSATLALNLLKGPKGGVLQESNACKASGVLNGRVTGSSSQGCTTAAQSKTLKIKDKEALVGKTEWKDSSTYRESVGQKKRRATESREAPQRKKANTIPIQNKSRRAQSTLNLLKFQAIKVGNSSSDDEVRRRAQKILRVNLSPVIRIQPLSHSHSVP; this is encoded by the coding sequence ATGAATATTAAAGTGAACAATGTGGAAGAAAAAGCTGTCCATTCCTGGTCAAGAATTTCCTCTGCAGGACAGAAAGTGCTGGAGGAAGCCCTACGAGTCTTCAACCCGATGTCCAAGGACCTTTCGGACACAGAGACCCAGCTGGTGGCCTTCATTCAGGGCCTGAAGGAGGAGGGCTATCAGCCCACAGTTCTGAGGAGTAAGGATGTGTACGGGTACAGCTCGTGCACGGCAGACACACCTAGTCAAACAAAAGAGAGCACCCCGCACAACTGCGCCAATGCCGCCGAGCCCTCTAAGACTCCGGCTAGAAACACCGCAGCCATGGCAAAGGTGTCTGCTTCACCCACCGGCGTTTCGGTGAACTCTTCAAAAGTGTCCACTCAGCCTGTCTCTAAAGGGGATTCCACAAATCTCCTCTTGAGCTCCTTGAAGCAAACAAGATCCAGCACGTCCAAGGCTGCGGCAGTGGGCTTCCCTACAAGCATGTATCCTGACGTGTATCCAGCCATGAGACTGTCAGTAGTTCTGGAAGCTCTGGTGCCACTGAAAACTACTGTGCCCTGTTTGGAGTCCAAGTACACACAAGGGCATCTTGGGATCTCGCCCTCGGACCTTAAACTCCTCAAGGCTTCGAGTACACCAAGGCAGTTTTCTTCAGGTAAGACCACTAAAATAACAGAAGGTAAGGGCTACAAGCGTTTGATAAAGAAAGCACCGGATTCTGCCACCCTTGCTTTAAATCTTCTGAAGGGACCAAAGGGTGGAGTGCTGCAGGAGAGCAATGCTTGCAAAGCCTCGGGAGTCCTCAACGGGAGAGTCACAGGCAGCTCATCCCAGGGCTGTACCACAGCAGCGCAGTCCAAGACCCTGAAAATCAAAGATAAGGAAGCTCTGGTGGGGAAAACAGAGTGGAAGGACAGCAGCACTTACCGTGAGAGCGTTGGGCAGAAGAAGAGAAGAGCTACGGAGTCAAGAGAAGCACcgcagaggaagaaagcaaataccATTCCTATCCAAAATAAATCTCGACGAGCTCAGAGCACTTTGAACCTGCTGAAATTCCAGGCCATCAAGGTGGGCAACTCTTCCTCTGATGATGAAGTGAGGAGGAGAGCACAGAAGATTCTTAGGGTCAATCTGTCCCCTGTGATCCGAATTCAGCCCTTGTCCCACTCTCACAGCGTCCCCTGA